One region of Brachyspira hampsonii genomic DNA includes:
- a CDS encoding Rpn family recombination-promoting nuclease/putative transposase codes for MKINKDFNVLNDYFMRYMFAKKGHEHILKNLINSVRIDANQEPFESIEVLNSFNLKESINDKESITDVKGKTKSGDIILIEIQRIGNQSFIYRSLYYWAKNYFSNLKSKDLYSDLTPVISINILDFNLIKDSDKAHSCYFIKELETNHILTNHLEIHFLELKKFKNDNSLYDGLSDWFKFLSAKNKLEDIMKVLVKKNPIMKEVYDEYYKFVNSNDLYNGYSNYERDYFNILMLNEERVKGIEDGKKEQQISIARNMKKENMDINLICKLTGLSIEEVKKL; via the coding sequence ATGAAAATTAATAAAGATTTTAATGTTTTAAATGATTATTTTATGCGTTATATGTTTGCTAAAAAAGGACATGAGCATATTTTAAAAAATTTGATTAATTCTGTAAGAATAGATGCTAATCAAGAACCTTTTGAAAGTATAGAAGTATTAAATTCTTTTAATTTAAAAGAAAGTATAAATGATAAAGAATCTATAACAGATGTAAAAGGAAAAACAAAATCTGGAGATATTATTTTAATAGAGATACAAAGAATAGGTAATCAGTCTTTTATATATAGAAGTTTATACTATTGGGCTAAAAATTATTTCTCAAATTTAAAATCTAAAGATCTATATTCTGATCTGACACCTGTTATAAGTATTAATATTTTAGATTTTAATTTAATAAAAGATTCGGATAAAGCACATAGCTGTTATTTCATAAAAGAATTAGAAACTAATCATATATTGACTAATCATTTAGAGATTCATTTTTTAGAACTGAAGAAGTTTAAAAATGATAATAGTTTATATGATGGTTTATCAGATTGGTTTAAATTTTTAAGTGCAAAAAATAAATTGGAGGATATAATGAAAGTATTAGTGAAAAAAAATCCTATAATGAAAGAAGTGTATGATGAATATTATAAATTTGTTAATAGCAATGATTTATATAATGGTTATAGTAATTATGAAAGAGATTACTTTAATATCTTAATGCTTAATGAAGAGCGTGTAAAAGGTATTGAAGATGGTAAAAAAGAACAGCAAATATCTATAGCTAGAAATATGAAAAAAGAAAATATGGACATTAATCTTATTTGTAAATTAACAGGCTTGAGTATAGAAGAAGTAAAAAAATTATGA
- a CDS encoding ABC transporter ATP-binding protein has product MENSEYVVEMLNITKRFKGIIANDNITIQLKRGEIHALLGENGAGKSTLMSVLFGLYKQEEGIIKVNGKEVNIDNPNTANALGIGMVHQHFKLVHNFTALENIMLGVETVKNGILQVDDARKKVMELSKTYGLEIYPDSLISDLTVGMQQRVEILKMLYKNNNILIFDEPTAVLTPNEIDELMKIMKSLVKEGKSILFITHKLNEIKEVADRCSVLRKGKYIGTIDVKSTTKEEMSEMMVGRKVSLVVEKTEAKPKDIILSVKELNVKSPHSEKNIVKNVSFDVRAGEIVCIAGIDGNGQSELIYALTGLIEMSSGSIHLNGKDITNLSIRNKTLSGIGHIPEDRHKHGLVLDYTLAENTILQTYFTDKFQKNGFLKFKEIDNYADELIKRFDIRSAEGSKTIARSMSGGNQQKVIIAREIDRNPDLLIAVQPTRGLDVGAIEYIHKELIAQRDNGKAVLLVSLELDEVMNLSDRILVIYEGEIVANVLNKDLTINELGLYMAGSKRSA; this is encoded by the coding sequence ATGGAAAATTCAGAATATGTAGTTGAAATGCTTAATATAACCAAACGCTTTAAAGGTATAATAGCAAATGACAATATTACTATACAATTAAAACGAGGTGAAATACATGCTTTGCTTGGAGAAAACGGAGCCGGTAAATCTACTTTAATGAGTGTTCTTTTTGGACTTTATAAACAGGAGGAAGGAATTATTAAAGTTAATGGCAAAGAAGTAAATATTGATAATCCTAATACGGCAAATGCTTTGGGAATCGGAATGGTGCATCAGCATTTCAAATTAGTTCATAATTTTACTGCTTTAGAAAATATTATGCTTGGAGTGGAAACAGTTAAAAACGGAATACTTCAGGTTGATGATGCAAGAAAGAAAGTAATGGAATTAAGTAAAACTTATGGGCTTGAAATTTATCCTGATTCTTTAATAAGCGATTTAACTGTAGGTATGCAGCAGAGAGTAGAAATTTTAAAAATGCTCTATAAAAATAATAATATACTTATTTTTGATGAGCCTACCGCTGTACTTACTCCTAACGAAATAGATGAGCTTATGAAAATAATGAAGTCTTTGGTAAAAGAAGGAAAATCTATTCTTTTTATAACTCATAAATTAAATGAAATTAAAGAAGTTGCTGACAGGTGTTCTGTTCTTCGTAAGGGTAAATATATAGGAACTATTGATGTAAAAAGCACTACTAAAGAAGAGATGTCAGAAATGATGGTTGGAAGAAAGGTATCTTTAGTAGTAGAGAAAACTGAGGCTAAACCTAAAGATATAATATTATCAGTAAAAGAACTCAATGTTAAATCTCCTCATAGTGAAAAAAACATAGTTAAAAATGTTTCTTTTGATGTTCGTGCAGGAGAGATAGTATGCATTGCGGGTATTGACGGAAACGGACAAAGCGAACTCATATATGCTCTTACAGGTCTTATAGAGATGTCAAGCGGAAGCATTCATTTAAACGGCAAAGACATAACTAATTTATCTATAAGAAATAAAACTTTAAGCGGAATAGGTCATATTCCAGAGGACAGGCATAAACATGGACTTGTGCTTGATTATACTCTGGCAGAAAATACTATACTTCAGACATATTTTACAGATAAATTTCAAAAAAATGGATTTTTAAAGTTTAAAGAAATAGACAATTATGCTGATGAACTCATAAAAAGATTTGATATAAGAAGTGCTGAAGGCTCTAAAACTATAGCAAGAAGCATGTCTGGAGGAAATCAGCAGAAGGTAATTATAGCAAGAGAGATAGACAGAAACCCGGATTTACTTATAGCGGTTCAGCCTACAAGGGGGCTTGATGTTGGGGCTATAGAGTATATACATAAAGAATTAATTGCTCAAAGAGATAATGGAAAAGCTGTTTTACTTGTATCTTTAGAGCTTGATGAGGTCATGAATTTAAGCGATAGAATATTAGTTATATATGAAGGTGAGATAGTAGCTAATGTTCTTAATAAAGATTTAACTATTAATGAACTTGGTCTTTATATGGCTGGCTCTAAGAGGAGTGCTTAA
- a CDS encoding BMP family lipoprotein, translated as MKKILISIITLMSFLLMISCGGEKKSGGYELALITDVGTIDDRSFNQGAWEGLTKYAQEKSISHKYYQPAQKTTDAYVDAIDLAVSAGAKLVVTPGFLFEPAVYRAQDTHPGVSFVLLDGTPQDGTYTDFRIETNVYSVLYAEEQAGFLAGYAIVKEGYTNLGVMAGMAVPAVIRFGYGFVQGANYAAKEMNMPVESIKINYTYIGNFNATPENQTLATSWYQSGVQVIFAPAGGAGNSVMSAAEQNNGLVIGVDIDQSAESPTVITSAMKMLGESVYNAIDDFYNAKFPGGQSVVLDAKVNGIGLPMATSKFQKFTQNDYDTIYQKLNMGEIKVLTDKDAKDVNELPLDIVKVNLIQ; from the coding sequence ATGAAAAAAATTCTTATCTCAATCATTACATTAATGAGTTTTCTTCTCATGATTTCATGCGGAGGAGAAAAAAAATCTGGAGGATATGAACTAGCATTAATAACAGATGTAGGTACTATAGATGACAGATCCTTCAATCAAGGAGCTTGGGAAGGCTTAACAAAATATGCTCAGGAAAAATCTATATCTCATAAATACTATCAGCCTGCTCAAAAAACTACTGATGCTTATGTTGATGCTATAGATTTAGCAGTATCTGCCGGTGCTAAATTGGTAGTAACTCCAGGATTTTTATTTGAACCTGCTGTATACAGAGCTCAGGATACTCATCCAGGTGTAAGTTTTGTGCTTTTAGATGGTACTCCTCAGGACGGAACTTATACTGATTTTAGAATAGAAACAAATGTTTATTCTGTACTTTATGCTGAAGAGCAAGCTGGATTTTTAGCAGGGTACGCTATAGTAAAAGAAGGCTATACTAATTTAGGCGTTATGGCAGGTATGGCTGTTCCTGCTGTTATAAGATTTGGTTACGGATTCGTACAAGGAGCTAATTATGCCGCTAAAGAAATGAATATGCCTGTAGAAAGTATAAAAATAAATTATACATATATAGGAAACTTCAATGCTACTCCTGAGAATCAGACTTTAGCTACTTCTTGGTATCAAAGCGGCGTACAGGTAATATTTGCTCCTGCAGGAGGAGCTGGAAACTCTGTTATGAGTGCTGCTGAACAAAATAATGGATTAGTTATAGGTGTTGATATAGATCAAAGTGCTGAATCTCCTACTGTTATTACTTCTGCTATGAAAATGCTTGGAGAATCTGTTTATAATGCTATAGATGATTTTTATAATGCTAAATTCCCGGGAGGACAATCTGTTGTGCTTGATGCTAAAGTTAATGGTATAGGTCTTCCTATGGCTACTTCCAAATTCCAAAAATTCACTCAAAATGATTATGATACAATATATCAGAAACTTAATATGGGTGAAATAAAAGTTCTTACTGATAAAGATGCTAAAGATGTTAATGAACTGCCTTTAGACATAGTTAAAGTTAATTTGATACAATAA
- a CDS encoding BspA family leucine-rich repeat surface protein — protein sequence MKKYKPTTKTELKKLVFTNNGIKLSDIDTSLITDMSELFNESERKDFDGIEEWDTSNVEDMSYMFACMDYNVLGKYSNTEFNQPLNNWNVSKVKNMNNMFAYCSYFNQPLNKWDVSNVENMSCMFLGAKKFNQPLNDWNVSKVKDMSDMFHRCEAFNRPLDKWDVSNVTDMSNMFNVAKKFNQPLNNWNVSNVEDLSNTFRYCKAFDQPLNDWDVSNVKNMEGIFEECEIFNQPLDKWDTSHVESMENAFKACGKFNQPLNSWNMSKVTNIERMFAFTKEFNQPLDKWDTKNVISVMLLFTYAHKFDHYESLANWNLDSLQAIGLICDDEDKLPIRLQVYRQAFFPKDDIISITKFNVKEIYELIADDKNKKVVRLRKRLESDFSSELSFVTNDYNFKTIEKSEKYAERNYNAKKYDKKLEFIKDCHVLVKDKSREVNINLIKYIYSEYLSLKKTIKKLEKIDNMVNLLDLKSFVNFTKEIYLKNQDEVITAFVYAMYGGDEALKKISELMYTIKSKNLLTMISFNIESRYAQSLLYKIYINSAKSAIRKEAVEMINELLEKINIGYTEFRLRCMPNLGFNSKCEKELNEDYKLIVNNDYTLSFFDIKNNEELKKVLQNFDEKLKEEIKELGKEVDKFINHSSHILSIMLINGDIFSYDLFKEVFIDNYLMNKYASSLIWNLCDKDKNFITTFRYSSNGSYFNCENEEVKINSDNFISLASPIEIDYDTINKWRKQLEDFQLSQPINQLTVIKLDKDNLKKEIKKIKNIDTSYGAFKFFAKKYEMHTNDALENNVTYTFTSNDGDIFTMSAKVDEDIEYDDLVNITIDFKKAKNKKEISKRFVYTFLVFIILDFRLTDLF from the coding sequence ATGAAAAAGTATAAACCAACAACAAAAACAGAATTAAAAAAATTAGTATTCACCAACAACGGCATCAAACTTAGTGATATTGATACAAGTCTTATCACAGATATGAGTGAACTTTTTAATGAAAGTGAAAGAAAAGATTTCGATGGCATAGAAGAGTGGGATACTTCTAATGTTGAGGATATGTCTTATATGTTTGCATGTATGGACTACAATGTTTTAGGAAAATACTCAAATACAGAGTTTAATCAGCCTTTAAATAATTGGAATGTATCTAAAGTGAAAAACATGAATAATATGTTTGCTTATTGTTCATATTTTAATCAGCCTTTGAATAAATGGGATGTTTCAAATGTGGAAAATATGTCTTGCATGTTTTTGGGTGCGAAAAAGTTTAATCAGCCTTTAAATGATTGGAATGTATCTAAAGTGAAAGATATGAGCGATATGTTTCATAGATGTGAAGCATTTAATAGGCCTTTGGACAAATGGGATGTTTCTAATGTTACAGATATGTCTAATATGTTTAATGTGGCTAAAAAGTTTAATCAGCCTTTAAATAATTGGAATGTATCTAATGTTGAAGATTTATCAAACACATTTCGTTATTGTAAAGCTTTTGATCAGCCTCTTAATGATTGGGACGTATCTAATGTGAAAAATATGGAAGGTATATTTGAGGAATGTGAAATTTTTAATCAGCCTTTAGATAAATGGGATACTTCTCATGTTGAAAGTATGGAAAATGCATTTAAAGCATGCGGTAAATTTAATCAGCCTTTAAATAGCTGGAATATGTCTAAAGTAACAAATATAGAGCGTATGTTTGCTTTTACAAAAGAATTTAATCAGCCTCTTGATAAATGGGATACAAAAAACGTCATTAGCGTAATGTTGTTGTTTACATATGCACACAAGTTTGATCATTATGAATCTTTAGCAAATTGGAATTTAGACAGTTTACAAGCTATAGGTTTAATTTGTGATGATGAGGATAAATTACCTATAAGACTTCAAGTATATAGGCAGGCATTTTTTCCTAAGGACGATATTATAAGTATAACAAAATTTAATGTTAAAGAAATATATGAGCTTATTGCAGATGATAAAAATAAAAAAGTTGTAAGATTAAGAAAAAGACTTGAAAGTGATTTCTCATCAGAGCTTTCATTTGTTACAAATGATTATAATTTCAAAACTATAGAAAAATCAGAAAAGTATGCTGAAAGAAATTACAATGCTAAAAAATATGATAAGAAACTTGAGTTTATAAAGGATTGCCATGTTCTAGTAAAAGATAAATCAAGAGAAGTAAATATCAATCTCATAAAGTATATATATTCAGAATATTTGTCTTTAAAGAAAACTATTAAAAAATTAGAAAAAATTGATAATATGGTTAATTTACTTGATTTAAAATCATTTGTGAATTTTACCAAAGAGATTTATTTAAAAAATCAAGATGAAGTTATCACTGCTTTTGTTTATGCTATGTACGGAGGAGATGAAGCTTTAAAGAAAATATCAGAATTAATGTATACTATTAAATCAAAAAATCTCCTTACAATGATAAGCTTTAATATAGAAAGCAGATATGCTCAGAGTTTATTATATAAAATATATATAAATTCAGCTAAAAGTGCAATTCGTAAAGAAGCAGTAGAAATGATTAATGAGTTACTTGAAAAAATTAATATAGGTTATACTGAATTTAGATTAAGATGTATGCCTAATTTGGGATTCAATTCTAAATGTGAAAAAGAGTTGAATGAAGATTATAAATTAATTGTCAATAATGATTATACTTTGAGCTTTTTTGATATAAAAAATAATGAAGAATTAAAAAAGGTTCTTCAAAACTTTGATGAAAAATTAAAAGAAGAAATAAAAGAATTAGGAAAAGAAGTAGATAAGTTTATTAATCATAGCTCACATATTTTAAGTATTATGCTGATAAACGGTGATATATTTAGCTATGATTTATTTAAAGAAGTATTTATTGATAATTATTTAATGAATAAATATGCTTCATCTTTAATATGGAATTTATGCGACAAAGATAAAAATTTTATAACAACTTTTAGATATTCAAGTAATGGAAGCTATTTCAATTGTGAGAATGAAGAAGTAAAAATTAATTCTGATAATTTTATAAGTTTGGCAAGTCCTATAGAAATAGATTATGATACTATAAATAAATGGCGAAAACAGCTTGAAGATTTCCAATTATCACAGCCTATAAATCAATTAACAGTTATAAAATTAGATAAAGATAATTTGAAAAAAGAAATAAAGAAAATAAAAAATATAGACACAAGCTACGGAGCTTTTAAATTCTTTGCTAAAAAATATGAAATGCATACCAATGATGCATTAGAAAATAATGTAACATATACATTTACATCAAATGATGGAGATATTTTTACAATGTCTGCAAAAGTTGATGAGGATATAGAATATGATGATTTAGTAAATATTACTATTGATTTTAAAAAAGCTAAAAATAAAAAAGAAATAAGTAAAAGATTTGTTTATACATTTTTAGTATTTATCATTTTGGATTTTAGACTTACAGATTTATTTTAA
- a CDS encoding BspA family leucine-rich repeat surface protein encodes MNKHKPATKEELKKLVFTDGIKLSDVDTSLITDMSELFQKSERKDFEGIEDWDTSNVENMSWMFRECLSFNQPLDKWDTSNVTNMSGMFSLAKTFNQNINNWNVSKVEDMSYMFNACDSFNQPLNDWDVSNVKTMEAMFHSAISFNQPLDKWNTSKVENMHDMFCRCKQFNQPLNSWNVSNVKTMESMFYSADSFNQPLDKWNTKKLSKMYSMFKYTDRYDSYDSLANWDLSKVSDISDFCSNYERFYEKLPLRLRVYMQAFYGSHKVYVPIENSDKEYDDDFISEEYDLVSRDYITITKENVKEVYNAISKDTNKKVMALKKKLETEFSKELSSVTDDYNFKTIEEAEKYVEDNYNKKDDKKVSFINNNYKVLIKDKSREVENKVLKYIYLEYLVLKRDIKRLSQIDNIVNLLDKESFIEFIKNIYNETNKETAAFIYCLYGGYEAIKNIYKKEKDTKLSLLIIKLNIESKYALRILYEIYSSTKKSEVRYEAYNLIEEVMKKMNISYEEFELRFSPDFSFNSQGERLLNEDYKLILNSDYSLSLFDIKNNKELKKIPQNFDEDLKDEITKLRKKIPSFMKDTSSLLAVLLASGEKYSYDVFKDIFIDNAMMNRFASSLIWNLYDNNDNFITTFRYSGDGGYSNCEDEELKIDDNTFIGLASPVEMDDDTINKWRKQLEDYEIAQPLQQLTIIKLDKDNLKSEIEKIDNLEIAYGTFKAFGARYEMYSEYIGYDVVESYSLKSKNGDTFTIDADVDSNTDFHDRVKINIYFDNENGEEVSKRFIYTLLVLMIWDFRLTDLF; translated from the coding sequence ATGAATAAACATAAACCAGCAACAAAAGAAGAACTTAAAAAATTAGTATTTACTGACGGTATAAAACTTAGCGATGTAGATACAAGCCTTATTACAGATATGAGTGAACTTTTTCAGAAAAGTGAAAGAAAAGATTTTGAAGGCATAGAGGATTGGGATACTTCTAATGTTGAGAATATGTCTTGGATGTTTAGAGAGTGTTTAAGTTTTAATCAGCCTTTAGATAAATGGGATACTTCTAATGTTACAAATATGAGCGGTATGTTTAGTCTTGCTAAAACTTTTAATCAGAATATAAATAATTGGAATGTTAGTAAAGTTGAAGATATGAGTTATATGTTTAATGCATGTGATTCTTTTAATCAGCCTCTTAATGATTGGGATGTATCCAATGTAAAAACTATGGAGGCTATGTTTCATTCTGCCATTTCTTTTAATCAGCCTTTAGATAAATGGAATACTTCAAAAGTTGAAAACATGCATGATATGTTTTGCCGATGTAAACAATTTAATCAGCCTTTAAATAGCTGGAATGTATCTAATGTAAAAACTATGGAATCTATGTTTTATTCTGCCGATTCTTTTAATCAGCCCTTAGATAAATGGAATACAAAAAAATTAAGTAAAATGTACTCAATGTTTAAATATACTGACAGATATGACTCTTATGATTCATTAGCAAATTGGGATTTAAGTAAAGTATCAGATATTAGTGATTTCTGTTCTAACTATGAAAGATTCTATGAAAAATTGCCTTTAAGACTTAGAGTATATATGCAGGCATTTTATGGTTCTCACAAAGTTTATGTACCTATAGAAAATAGTGATAAAGAATATGATGATGATTTTATATCAGAAGAATATGATTTAGTATCAAGAGATTATATAACTATCACAAAAGAAAATGTTAAAGAAGTATATAATGCAATATCAAAAGATACAAATAAAAAAGTTATGGCATTAAAAAAGAAATTAGAAACAGAGTTTAGTAAAGAACTTTCATCTGTTACTGATGATTATAATTTCAAAACTATAGAAGAAGCAGAAAAGTATGTTGAAGATAATTATAATAAAAAAGATGATAAGAAAGTAAGTTTTATAAATAATAATTATAAGGTTTTGATAAAGGATAAATCAAGAGAAGTTGAAAATAAAGTTTTAAAATATATATATTTAGAGTATTTGGTTCTTAAAAGAGATATTAAGAGATTAAGCCAAATCGATAATATAGTTAATTTACTTGATAAAGAATCATTCATAGAGTTTATCAAAAATATTTATAATGAAACCAATAAAGAAACGGCAGCTTTTATTTATTGTTTATACGGAGGATATGAGGCTATAAAAAATATATATAAAAAAGAAAAAGATACTAAACTTTCACTTTTAATAATTAAATTAAATATAGAAAGTAAATATGCACTTAGAATATTATATGAAATATATTCAAGTACAAAAAAATCTGAAGTCCGTTATGAAGCTTATAATCTAATTGAGGAAGTGATGAAAAAAATGAATATTAGCTATGAGGAGTTTGAATTAAGATTTTCTCCTGATTTCAGCTTTAATTCTCAAGGTGAGAGACTATTAAATGAAGATTATAAATTAATTTTGAATAGTGATTATTCTTTGAGTTTATTTGATATAAAAAATAATAAAGAGTTAAAAAAGATTCCTCAAAACTTTGATGAAGATTTAAAAGATGAAATAACAAAATTAAGAAAAAAAATTCCTTCTTTTATGAAAGATACTTCTTCTCTTTTGGCTGTTTTATTAGCAAGCGGAGAGAAATATAGTTATGATGTATTCAAAGATATTTTTATTGATAATGCTATGATGAATAGATTTGCTTCATCTTTGATATGGAATTTATATGATAATAACGATAATTTTATAACTACTTTTAGATATTCAGGCGATGGAGGTTATTCAAACTGTGAAGATGAAGAATTAAAAATTGATGATAATACTTTTATAGGTTTGGCAAGCCCTGTAGAAATGGACGATGACACTATAAATAAATGGAGAAAGCAGCTTGAAGATTATGAAATAGCACAGCCTTTACAGCAATTAACTATTATAAAATTAGATAAAGATAATTTGAAAAGTGAAATAGAAAAAATAGATAATTTAGAAATAGCCTATGGTACTTTTAAGGCTTTTGGTGCAAGATATGAAATGTATTCTGAGTATATAGGATACGATGTTGTTGAAAGTTATTCATTAAAATCAAAGAATGGCGATACTTTTACTATAGATGCTGATGTTGATTCTAATACTGATTTTCATGACAGAGTAAAAATTAATATTTATTTTGATAATGAAAATGGAGAAGAAGTAAGTAAAAGATTTATTTATACTTTATTGGTATTAATGATTTGGGATTTTAGACTTACAGATTTATTTTGA
- a CDS encoding BspA family leucine-rich repeat surface protein: MRKYKPETKEELKKLVFTDGIKLNCVDTSLITDMSKLFYESKRKDFEGIEYWDVSNVTNMDSLFRQCEKLNQPFDKWDTSNVVNMEKTFFSCMKFDQPLNSWNVYNVENMDMMFYMAQSFNQPLDKWNTQKLITAAGLFRFAYKFDNYESLENWNLDNLEEVGTFCDDEDKLHTRLKVYMQAFYPKEDYITITKFNVKEIYDLIAKDKNKRIVRLRKRIESDFSKELSFVTKDYNFKTIEKAEKYAEKKYNAKKEDKKLEFIKDCHVLVKDKSREVDITVIKYIYSEYLSLKRMINRLEKIDNIVNLLDFESFLKFIREIYLENQNIEISGFIYAMYGGDEALKEISELILLGIDSKVFLIMIKFNIESKYAQSLLYKIYSDTKKTEVHKESGKMISELLEKMNIGYTEFRLRCIPNYGFNSQGEKILNDDYKLIANSDYSLTLFDIKNNKELKKIPQNFDEKLKEEIKELRKEVQKFINHTASILSITLIDGDIYSYDLFKEVFIDNYLMNKFSSSLIWNLYDKDKKIITTFRYSNDGSYSNCDDEEVKINADNFISLATPAEMDNNTIDKWRKQLEDYELVQPINQLTLVKLDKKNLKKEIKKIKSIEASYGAFKAFAKRYDMYTNDVLGYNDTIAYTFPANDGDIFTMSAKVDADTEYDEPVDITIDFKKSENKKEISSRFVYTFLVFIILDFMLTDLF, translated from the coding sequence ATGAGAAAATACAAACCAGAAACAAAAGAAGAACTCAAAAAATTAGTATTTACTGACGGTATAAAGCTTAATTGTGTTGATACAAGTCTTATCACAGATATGAGTAAACTTTTTTATGAAAGCAAAAGAAAAGATTTTGAAGGCATAGAATATTGGGATGTTTCTAATGTTACAAATATGGATTCTTTGTTTAGGCAATGCGAAAAATTAAATCAGCCTTTTGATAAATGGGATACTTCTAATGTGGTAAACATGGAAAAGACATTTTTCTCATGCATGAAATTTGATCAGCCTTTAAATAGTTGGAATGTATATAATGTAGAAAATATGGATATGATGTTTTATATGGCTCAAAGTTTTAATCAGCCTCTTGATAAATGGAATACACAAAAACTAATCACTGCTGCGGGATTATTTAGATTTGCGTATAAGTTTGATAATTATGAGTCTTTAGAAAATTGGAATTTAGATAATTTAGAAGAAGTTGGTACTTTTTGCGATGATGAGGATAAATTACATACAAGACTTAAAGTATATATGCAAGCATTTTATCCTAAAGAAGATTATATAACTATAACAAAATTTAATGTTAAAGAAATATACGATCTTATTGCAAAAGATAAAAATAAAAGAATTGTAAGATTGAGAAAAAGAATTGAAAGTGATTTTTCTAAGGAGCTTTCATTTGTTACAAAAGATTATAATTTCAAAACTATAGAAAAAGCAGAAAAGTATGCTGAAAAAAAATATAATGCTAAAAAAGAAGATAAAAAACTTGAATTTATAAAAGATTGCCATGTTCTAGTAAAAGATAAATCAAGAGAAGTAGATATTACAGTGATAAAGTATATATATTCAGAGTATTTATCTTTAAAAAGAATGATTAATAGATTAGAAAAAATTGATAATATAGTTAACTTGCTTGACTTTGAATCATTTTTGAAGTTCATTAGAGAAATTTATTTAGAAAATCAAAACATAGAAATATCAGGTTTTATTTATGCTATGTATGGAGGAGATGAAGCTTTAAAAGAGATATCTGAATTAATATTATTAGGTATTGATTCAAAAGTTTTCCTTATAATGATAAAATTCAATATAGAAAGCAAATATGCTCAAAGTTTATTGTATAAAATATATTCAGATACAAAGAAAACCGAAGTTCACAAAGAATCTGGAAAAATGATTAGTGAATTACTTGAAAAAATGAATATTGGTTATACTGAATTTAGATTAAGATGTATTCCAAATTACGGATTTAATTCTCAAGGTGAAAAAATATTAAATGATGATTATAAATTAATAGCTAATAGTGATTATAGTTTAACTTTATTCGATATAAAAAATAATAAAGAATTGAAAAAGATTCCTCAAAACTTTGATGAAAAATTAAAAGAAGAAATAAAAGAATTAAGAAAAGAAGTACAAAAATTTATTAATCATACTGCTAGTATTTTAAGTATTACATTAATAGATGGTGATATATACAGTTATGATTTGTTTAAAGAAGTTTTTATTGATAATTATTTAATGAATAAATTTTCATCTTCTTTGATATGGAACTTGTATGATAAAGATAAAAAAATTATAACAACTTTCAGATATTCAAATGATGGAAGTTATTCAAATTGTGATGATGAAGAAGTAAAAATTAATGCTGACAATTTTATAAGTTTGGCAACTCCTGCAGAAATGGATAATAACACTATAGATAAATGGAGAAAACAGCTTGAGGATTATGAATTAGTACAGCCAATAAATCAATTAACACTTGTAAAATTAGATAAAAAGAATTTGAAAAAAGAAATAAAAAAGATAAAAAGTATAGAAGCAAGTTACGGAGCTTTTAAGGCATTTGCTAAAAGATATGATATGTATACTAATGATGTATTGGGATATAATGATACTATAGCATATACATTTCCTGCAAATGACGGAGATATTTTTACAATGTCTGCAAAAGTAGATGCTGATACAGAATATGATGAGCCAGTAGATATAACTATTGATTTTAAAAAGAGTGAAAATAAAAAAGAAATCAGCAGTAGATTTGTCTATACATTTTTAGTATTTATAATTTTAGATTTTATGCTTACTGATTTATTTTAA
- a CDS encoding PTS transporter subunit EIIB produces MEVNYKKMAEDIISKVGKDNIELVSYCGTRLRLVVKNREQIKYDEIEKMEGVIFAFYGFGKYQIILSGYTAMAIYYEMEALGIKTHNKYNL; encoded by the coding sequence ATGGAAGTAAATTATAAAAAAATGGCAGAGGATATAATATCAAAAGTAGGTAAAGATAATATAGAACTAGTTAGTTATTGTGGTACAAGATTAAGATTAGTTGTGAAAAACAGAGAACAAATTAAATATGATGAAATTGAAAAAATGGAAGGTGTTATATTTGCTTTTTACGGTTTCGGAAAATATCAAATAATTTTATCTGGATATACTGCTATGGCTATTTATTATGAAATGGAAGCATTGGGAATAAAAACTCATAATAAATATAATTTATAA